In Odontesthes bonariensis isolate fOdoBon6 chromosome 22, fOdoBon6.hap1, whole genome shotgun sequence, one genomic interval encodes:
- the slc2a11l gene encoding solute carrier family 2 member 11, like has translation MTQHLTLLLDHPVVIAAIIICGVGGTFQYGFCMSVMTSPSAFIKELVNKTCVDRYSLSLEPWDVSLIWSFALSIFCIGGLIGSLVAGSLASKIGRKKCILLNNFVAIFGAVLMLLSQRAMSFEMIMVGRFLYGINSGVGLSVHPMYLTECAPKRLRGMVGVTVATFMSLGKFCGQLLGISELLGTEKEWPWLLGFNGFTALFQLLTLPLLPESPRFLLLVRGDRQASEKALKRLWGNKDSSREVEEMLEEKDALQSVRSHSVLELIQNRTFRWQLLTIIVAFSAVQLCGINTVYFYSFDILRAAGIPEHKLAHAALGTGLCELFTSVASFVMIESVGKKVLMFRGYMGMSATLVLLTVAVYLQSHISWMPYCSLVLILLFVFFFASGPAAATVSLPGEILTQSFKSAGYTLACTINWTCLFVLGLLFPILVEKLDHFCFLIFVVFCLICGVHVRINMPDTKNRTALEIAAEFKRMHCKGAASQRKMPTEGKLSGIKTYETKF, from the exons ATGACACAGCACTTAACTCTCCTG CTAGACCATCCTGTTGTAATTGCTGCCATTATTATCTGTGGTGTTGGTGGGACATTTCAGTATGGATTCTGTATGTCCGTCATGACGTCTCCCTCTGCT TTTATAAAAGAGCTGGTGAACAAAACCTGTGTGGACAGATACAGCCTCTCTTTGGAGCCATGGGATGTATCTCTCATCTGGTCCTTCGCTCTGTCCATTTTCTGCATTGGGGGGTTAATTGGGTCGCTTGTGGCTGGTTCACTGGCTTCAAAAATTGGCAG GAAGAAATgcattttgttaaataatttTGTGGCTATATTTGGAGCGGTTTTGATGCTTTTAAGCCAAAGAGCCATGTCTTTTGAAATGATAATGGTGGGACGATTTCTCTATGGCATCAATTCAG GAGTGGGTCTTTCAGTACACCCAATGTACCTGACTGAATGTGCTCCTAAGAGGCTGAGAGGGATGGTGGGTGTGACTGTTGCCACCTTCATGTCCTTGGGGAAGTTCTGTGGTCAGCTACTGGGGATCAG TGAGTTGCTTGGCACAGAGAAGGAGTGGCCGTGGCTGCTTGGTTTCAACGGTTTCACTGCGCTGTTCCAGCTCCTCACCCTGCCCTTGCTGCCAGAGTCTCCCAGATTCCTGTTGCTGGTCAGAGGGGACCGCCAGGCCTCTGAGAAAG CTTTGAAGAGGCTATGGGGCAACAAGGACTCCAGCAGGGAGGTGGAGGAGATGTTGGAGGAGAAGGATGCCCTGCAGAGCGTCCGCAGCCACTCAGTGTTGGAGCTGATTCAGAACCGAACGTTTCGCTGGCAGCTCCTCACTATCATTGTTGCCTTTTCTGCAGTGCAGCTCTGTGGCATCAATACT GTGTACTTCTATTCTTTTGATATACTTCGTGCAGCTGGAATCCCAGAACACAAGTTAGCGCATGCTGCTCTGGGAACAGGCCTGTGTGAACTTTTCACCTCTGTAGCCTCT TTTGTCATGATTGAGAGTGTGGGCAAGAAGGTCCTGATGTTCAGAGGGTACATGGGAATGTCTGCAACTCTGGTTCTCCTCACTGTCGCTGTGTACCTGCAA AGTCATATCTCGTGGATGCCGTACTGCAGTTTGGTTCTCATTTTACTCttcgttttcttttttgcaaGTGGACCAG CCGCAGCGACAGTTTCTCTTCCAGGGGAAATCTTAACTCAGTCATTCAAATCAGCTGGATACACACTCGCCTGCACCATCAACTGGACGTGCCTGTTTGTGCTTGGGTTGCTTTTCCCCATCTTAGTG GAGAAACTGGACCATTTTTGCTTCCTTATATTCGTGGTTTTCTGCCTCATTTGTGGGGTACATGTGAGGATCAACATGCCTGATACCAAAAATCGGACGGCGCTGGAGATCGCCGCAGAGTTTAAGAGGATGCACTGCAAAGGAGCGGCATCGCAGAGGAAAATGCCCACTGAGGGGAAACTAAGTGGAATCAAAACATATGAGACCAAATTCTGA
- the kcnn2 gene encoding small conductance calcium-activated potassium channel protein 2 isoform X1 translates to METPLQLQNDFFPEQQFQHCKYQHYCGREDRLGKQHDQCCTCKSCTCDARKSLVFRGTSPTTVGTLRTPSETSSRQGCQYSVCEFTPSSHGSSSRHHHPHHQHQHCRDRQRGSLGSSHRDSNSYNEIAMSSCRYNGGVMRPLSNLSSSRRNIHEFDSESQPLQPISAADASDTLVSKPENNSTTLMPYASGDGGGGCGHSSGKSGKKKNQNIGEKLGHRRALFEKRKRLSDYALIFGMFGIVVMVIETELSWGAYGKESLYSLALKCLISLSTIILLGLIIIYHAREIQLFMVDNAADDWRIAMTYERIFFICLEILVCAIHPIPGNYTFTWTARLAYTYVPSKTDADVDIILSIPMFLRLYLIARVMLLHSKLFTDASSRSIGALNKINFNTRFVMKTLMTICPGTVLLVFTISLWIIAAWTVRACERYHDNQDITSNFLGAMWLISITFLTIGYGDMVPHTYCGKGVCLLTGIMGAGCTALVVAVVAKKLELTKAEKHVHNFMMDTQLTKRVKNTAANVLRETWLIYKNTKLVRKMDHARVRKHQRKFLQAIHQLRTSCMTWYRT, encoded by the exons ATGGAAACCCCCTTACAGCTGCAGAACGATTTCTTTCCAGAGCAGCAGTTCCAGCACTGTAAGTACCAGCACTACTGCGGGCGGGAGGATCGGCTCGGCAAGCAGCACGACCAATGCTGCACCTGCAAGAGCTGCACCTGTGATGCGAGAAAAAGCCTCGTCTTTCGCGGGACGTCGCCGACCACTGTGGGAACTTTGAGGACACCTTCGGAAACGTCTTCGAGACAAGGCTGTCAGTACAGTGTCTGCGAGTTCACACCTTCTAGTCATGGTAGTTCATCCAGACATCATCATCCTCACCATCAGCATCAGCATTGCCGCGATCGGCAGCGGGGCAGCCTGGGCAGCAGCCACAGAGACAGTAACTCCTACAATGAAATAGCCATGAGCAGCTGCAGATACAACGGCGGCGTAATGCGGCCGCTGAGCAACTTGAGCTCGTCCCGCAGAAACATACACGAGTTTGATTCCGAGTCTCAGCCATTGCAGCCCATCTCAGCCGCAGATGCGTCGGACACTTTGGTATCCAAACCGGAGAATAATTCCACCACCCTGATGCCTTACGCATCGGGAGACGGTGGAGGAGGCTGCGGCCACAGCAGTGGTAAATCGGGGAAAAAGAAGAACCAGAACATTGGGGAAAAGCTGGGGCACAGGAGGGCCCtgtttgaaaaaagaaagcGGCTCAGCGACTATGCTTTAATCTTTGGGATGTTTGGAATCGTTGTTATGGTTATAGAGACTGAACTCTCATGGGGAGCCTATGGAAAG GAATCCCTGTATTCATTAGCTCTAAAATGCCTCATAAGCCTTTCTACAATCATTCTCCTGGGGCTGATTATCATATACCATGCAAGAGAGATACAG CTTTTCATGGTGGACAACGCAGCTGATGACTGGAGGATAGCCATGACATATGAGCGCATCTTCTTCATCTGCCTGGAGATCCTGGTGTGCGCCATTCACCCCATTCCAGGGAACTACACCTTCACCTGGACTGCACGCTTGGCCTACACCTACGTCCCATCCAAGACGGATGCAGATGTGGACATCATCCTGTCCATCCCCATGTTCCTGCGGCTGTACCTCATCGCTCGAGTCATGCTGCTGCACAGCAAGCTCTTCACCGATGCCTCCTCCCGCAGTATCGGTGCACTCAATAAGATTAACTTTAACACTCGCTTTGTGATGAAGACCCTTATGACCATCTGCCCCGGCACTGTGCTCCTGGTCTTCACCATCTCGCTATGGATCATTGCTGCGTGGACAGTGAGGGCTTGCGAGAG GTACCATGACAACCAGGATATAACCAGCAACTTTCTTGGAGCCATGTGGTTGATCTCAATCACGTTTCTAACCATTGGATATGGAGATATGGTCCCACACACATACTGTGGAAAAGGAGTCTGTCTCCTAACAGGCATTATG GGTGCTGGCTGCACTGCCTTGGTGGTAGCTGTGGTGGCAAAGAAATTGGAATTAACCAAAGCTGAAAAACATGTCCACAATTTTATGATGGACACCCAGCTAACAAAAAGA GTGAAAAACACAGCTGCAAATGTTCTCAGGGAGACGTGGCTTATCTACAAGAACACCAAACTGGTGAGGAAGATGGACCACGCTAGAGTCAGGAAGCACCAGAGAAAATTTCTCCAAGCCATTCACCA